ATATGGTTCGAACAGTAAAACGGTGACCGTTGGTGCCAGCCTCGACTTGCCAGAAGGGGTGAACATCGCTGCGTCAGCTACAGCAGGGATTACCAAATCAAATGGCGGAATACGCCAGAATTTGCGCACGAGTGGCAATGTCAGAAGTTCTGCATATGCATTTTCAATCGGTAAAAAGGGACTGATGCGTAAGGATGACCGTCTGAGACTGTCATTTACTCAGCCGCTCCACATCGAGAAAGGCACGTTAGAATATAATGCAGTCGAAATCGTTGACCGCTCAACGGGTGAAATCGGAACCGTGACACGTGACTTCAGTATTTCCGACAAAAATCGCCGTTTCACGGGAGAATTTCTCTATGCCACACCGGTTATGGGGGGCGGGGAGTTCTCACTCTTTGGACGAGCGCAATATGATGCATCGGCCCGCGGCAACGTTAACGAAATAATAGCAGGTGGCGTGCTAAGTATCCCATTCTAAAAGATTTATTGGGGGATGAAAGGCGTAACCATATCTATCCCCCAATAGTCGGATTACTAGTGCGGGGGCTTATAGTGGAACGAACGATAATTACAGCTTTGTTGTTTAGCGCAGCGCTAAACATATCTGCTGCACATGCGCAGAGCGAACCTGTTGATTCTGCATTCGAAACACAGATTACAGAAACCAAGTCCACCATGATGTCGGACCCGGGTACGGCTCTGAAATCGGCTCGTAAAGCGGCGATTATCGCCAATACAATGCCAAAAACCGAAGCAGCGTTGGCCGTTGCAACCAGCCAGTGGCTGGAAGGCGAGGCCCTTACACGGCTGAACAAGCCAAAGGCAGCAATGCCTGTTATTTCCGATGCATTGAAGACAGTTAAACGTGTGGCGCCTAACTCAAAACTGAACGCCGACTTGCTGAAATCCTCGGCGGCCATCGCTATCCAGACTGGGAAAGTTGAGCAAGCGCTACCAATGCTTCATGAAGCTTACCGGATGTACGGCGATCTGGATCAGAATCGCAGCCAGGCCATTATACTTCATAATATCGGCTCAATTTACTACGAGGCGCGTGATTATCCGCGGGTTCTTGACTATTACGATCAAGCGAAATCGGTCTATTCCGATGACCCTGCGCTTAACCTGTCTTCTCACAATAATCGCGGAAATGCTCTGAGAGATATGGGCAAATTTGGCGAAGCTGAGATGGAATATGCAGAGGCTTTAAAGGTTGCAAAGGAGATGGAAAGCCCTCTGTTGCAGACACGAATATTGACCAACCTTGCATTTGCCCAATATTCGCAAGGTGACTTAGGCAAAGCAGAAAAAACGACACTGGCGGGACTGGAGATTGCGCAAGCCGGTGCCGCTGATTGGGAACCCTTTCTTTGGGGAACGCGCGCGCAAATAGCCTTGGCCGGAAACCGGCTTCCAGAAGCAGAACGCTTTGTAAGCAAAGCATTTGAGGGCGTTGACCTAAAAAGTTCGACAATGTCTTATCGAGATTATCATTCTACCGCTTATCAGGTGTTTAATGCTCTGGGGCGTTACGACCAAGCGCTTAAACATCTCAGCGCATTCAAACGCCTTGATGACAATGGTCGAGAATTGGCGGCATCTACCAACTCTGCATTGCTGGCAGCACAATTTGACAATGCCAATCGCGAACTGGAAATTTCAAAGCTGGAAGCAAAGCAGGCGCAACGCGATTTGATGCTGGCAAAATCACAGACAATCTTGCGATACACGAGCCTGGTCTTGGTAGTGGCATTTGCTGTCATCGGCGCTTTATTTTTTGCTGTTGTGTCCATTCGAAGAAGAAGAAAAGCCGTGAGTGCTGCAAATGCACAATTGTCACATGCGGCACGTCATGATCTGCTCACGGGGCTCGCTAACCGCCGATATTTCAGAGATCTTCTGTCTGACGCGCTTGCTAACACCCACAATAATGGGGACCGATGCGCCGTTATGTTGATTGACTTAGACCGCTTCAAAGCAGTCAATGACACGCTCGGTCATAACATTGGAGACAAGTTGCTTTGTCACATTGCTGAGCATCTAAAAGAAGCAGCCGGCGACAAGTTCCATGCCGTACGGCTTGGTGGCGACGAATTTGCATTTGTCATTCCCAATGCTGAAAGTGATAGTGAAATTGAAGAACTCGGCCAACGTGTAATTGACGATATCTGTGGAACTCACGTAGTCGAAGGGACATCAGTGAATGTGGGAGCGACCATTGGGTATGCCATTGCTCCGCACGATAGTGATGATGTTCAGACCCTCACGCGCTTCGCAGATCTTGCGCTGTATCACGGCAAAGAATCTGGCCGCGGACAATGCGTCCGGTATAAAAAGTTCATGCAGGTTGAAGCTGATGAACGGCACATCTTGGAGAATGACCTCCGTGACGCACTACACAATGGGGATCTGTCAGTCGCTTATCAATCCATTGTGGATGCAAATAGCGAAGAAATCATAGGCTATGAGGCACTTCTGCGTTGGAATCATCGCACACGTGGCGAGATTTCACCGGCTGTATTTATTCCAATTGCTGAAGAAGCTCGATTGATTGGAAATATCGGTAACTGGGTGTTGCGGACTGCCTGTGCCCAAGCGAAAAGTTGGCCTGATCATGTCCGGCTATCAGTCAACGTTTCCGCGCTTCAGGTTGAAGGTGGTGGCCTTGCCAACAGTATAATTGGCGCATTGGCTTCCAGTGGTCTCAGCCCAGATCGGCTCGAACTGGAAGTGACGGAGAGTGTTTTCCTCGACAATCATGAAAAAACCGATGCGACACTGGAAAACCTGCGTTCGCTTGGCATCAACCTAGTTTTGGACGATTTCGGTACCGGTTACTCCTCGCTAGGTTATCTCCGCCGAGCCAGTTTCTCGACCATTAAGATCGACAGAAGCTTTGTTAAATCCGCGACGCGCGGGTCCAGCGAAAGCATGGCCATTATTCGTGCTATCGTGTCAATGGCGCAGGAATTGGGCATGAAAACTACTGCCGAAGGCATTGAAAATATTAGAGAAATGGACGTTATGCGTGACCTTGGCTGTACGCAGCTACAAGGATATCTATTCTCACGACCAACTCAGTCAGTTTCTGATCAAGCGAGCAATAGTAGCGACTCATTGGCAGTCATTTCGTTCTCGAACACCGAACTAAAACGTAAAGTGGGTTAGAAGTCAGCATTTTGCGAGAATGTTGGAGTGACTGGCGGAGAGACATCCGCCAAACTCTAGTACATCTGCGTTCGATTGGCTAAAGAATTAGCTTTTGTTCCTTTGCTTTGTAGGAATTTGGGTTCATCAATTTCCTCGATAATTCGCCCGCAGTCGGATTTTTTACGGGATGAAAAAAATACTCGCAGATCTCGAAGAGCGAAACCGGTCACAGCAATGGAAATTAATTCCATGCGAACACCAGGTCGATATTCCGTTGGCAGGAATCTTCTCCTTATCGTTCACAAAGGCAGAACCCGTTCTTGGATCGCGCGCTTAACAGGGCCTACGAAGAAACTTCATGACATCAGTCTAGGTAAGCATCCAGAGGTCAGTCTCGCTGACGCACGAGATGAAGTCGGAACTTTGCGCAAACAAATACGTGAAGGCAGGGATCCGATTGCAGCAAAGAGAAAAGCACTACCAACCAATTGTACATTCCGCGAAGCCGCGCTAGCTCGGCACAACGAGCGGGCATGTGATTTCAGAAATAAGAAACATGTGTCACAACGGATAAACACTTTGAGAGATTATGCCTTTGGCAAGATTGGTGATACTCGCATTGATGAACTCAAAATACCCGATGTCGTATATGTGATTAAGCCAATTTGGCGCGACAAACGAGAGACAGCGGAACGCGTGTTACAACGCATAGTTGCTATCTCCGTTTGGGCGGTGTTGATAGGTTATCGGTAACACGGGATTGACGCCAAGCCAGTACGAATGGATTTACCTGCTACGAAGAAGACTGTTCGGCACCACTCGGCGATTGCATATCATGCGGCACCTGATTTTATCGAAGCCTTAAAAACCAAAAAAGCATCGTCGTCACGATATACTTTACAGATGCTACTCTTGAATAGTTGCCGTTCAGGCAAAGTTCGCGGAACAACATGCGATGAAATTGGAACCGAAGTTATCGGAGGACTACCCAGCGCTGAATTTCAAGTCTGGGCGATTGTAGCCAAACGCATGAAAGCTGGTCGTGAACATGTTGCACCCTTAAACACTGCAGGATTCACCGTGATTGCTACTGCTAGGGTACGACAGCATAACACATTGCTCTTGTAGTTATTTGGTATCCAGGATTCTCTCCCCCGATCAATAGTCAAATCGATTAGGTTATTCATCATATCGCCTATGCGCCAGACCGTCCATCATGGGTTATCGTCTCATCGATTCAAAGTTATCAGTGGAGCAGTTCATGAGCATGTCCGGAATAGGTTCAGCCGCCGACTCGTCATCCATTCAAAACGCTTCTATTCGCGCTATAGAGGCACGGACCGGTAATCTGCACAACAGTGAAGCCCAACTTCATTTGGCCCAGTCAACTGGTCCAAATCAAACTGTTGCGCAACGGATAAGCGACCCTGTTGTCGATGACAGGGTAAGTCAAACGGTCGAGTTTGCCGGCTATCATTTATCCGACCCCTCTTACATCATCGGTGAAACGCTTAACGATCCGTCCTTAAGCCAGGCACAGAAAGATGAATATATTGCCCGGCTGGTAGAGATATCCCGGCTGACCAACCATCGAACGCTGGAGGGAGATGTTGTTACCACAGAAGTCACTTCGAAACTCCGCAAGGCGTTTGAAGATATTGGCGACACATGGACAGATCCACAAACGCCCGAATTACGTGATCAGGTGCGTGATGCGATCACGCGCGGCGCCGATAGTGGTCGGTTGAGCGCAACGGATCTCCACGGTCTTTTCGACACCGAAAATGGCGGATCAACTGATGGCATCCGTTCGCTGCTATCCAACATATCAAATGGTGACACCCTGCATTCCTTGTCTACCCGCTTGTTGCAGGATGCCCAACGTATCGGATTTGATGTCAGCTATGGTCCGGCACCCGGGTTGCTGGTCGCAGCGGCAGATTTTGCCAATATGGCGGCCCGGCAAGGCAATACAGCAGCCGCCAATGCGGTAGTAGCGGAAATACACGCGCAGACCCAAGGATTGTCACCTTCGGACGCCGCGAGTTTTATCAGAGAGATGAACTATATTGCTGACCAGGACCGATTTGGCGGTCCACAGGATGGGCGAGCAGGGTTTGACGTGCTTACCGATCTGCTGGGTTCGGCAACCACCCGAACCGAAGCTGGCCGAGCCGCCGCAGACTCCCTATTTGCTAACCTGGTGCGTTCCAATCCTCAGAACTGGCCTGACGATGGCACGGCTATGAGTCGCCTGGGCGAGTATTTCAACGCCCATCTCCCGCGGATGATAGAAAATGACTGGCGTGTGGACGGACCGAATAGCGGCGAGCAAACAACCCGGGTCATCCAGGACTTTATGCAGCATGTGATGCTGGACCCCAACTATTCCGGCCGTGACGCTACAGCAACGGCGATAAGCAATGAAATGCAACGTCTTGCAGGCGTCGTAGGCAATGAAGCTATACCGGAAGACCTTAGAGACACCGCTGCCACCAGCTTTGGGGCATTAATGGGTTCCTTACAAAAAGCTGGCCAGCTTTACATCGCAGAAGCGCGGGCAAGCACCGAAGCGAATATTGAAAATGTCAGGCTTTTCTCTGATCTGCTCACCAGCAAACTGCTAGAACGCGGCGGTCCTGTGGGCGGTGCAATTGGCGGAAGAGTTGTTGATGCAGCCTGGGAAGTTCTTGCCAATCGAGCAGAAAGCAGGGCTGCAGGTGATGTGGAAGATAGGATTGGAGGGCTAAAAGATCTCGGTCAGATATTCCGTAACGCGATGCAGGATCTGGATGCCGAAATCATAAGGCTGTTTGATGGCACCCTAGATGAGTATTTAAGAACGCGTCTGGATTGACGACGTCACTTATTTCATTTGAATAAAAAGCCATTGCGCCTAGGCCTTTGTCATCACGGCATCGCCGACGGATTTCAGAGAAAATATGTCATATTGGAGGCCGCTTGTCGGCCTGAATCTTGAAGATAGGCAAGTGCGCCGAGATCGGGATTCCGCCACTTGAGGCCGGACCCAGATTCCGCGGTGACGGCAAGATTGCTCGATATTCCATCTTCGCGGTTGATTACCGTGACGGCTATGTTGCTTGCTGCCTGGAGCTGCTGCACAAACTGACTTTGTTGCATCGCTTGCATGTT
This DNA window, taken from Parasphingorhabdus litoris DSM 22379, encodes the following:
- a CDS encoding EAL domain-containing protein is translated as MERTIITALLFSAALNISAAHAQSEPVDSAFETQITETKSTMMSDPGTALKSARKAAIIANTMPKTEAALAVATSQWLEGEALTRLNKPKAAMPVISDALKTVKRVAPNSKLNADLLKSSAAIAIQTGKVEQALPMLHEAYRMYGDLDQNRSQAIILHNIGSIYYEARDYPRVLDYYDQAKSVYSDDPALNLSSHNNRGNALRDMGKFGEAEMEYAEALKVAKEMESPLLQTRILTNLAFAQYSQGDLGKAEKTTLAGLEIAQAGAADWEPFLWGTRAQIALAGNRLPEAERFVSKAFEGVDLKSSTMSYRDYHSTAYQVFNALGRYDQALKHLSAFKRLDDNGRELAASTNSALLAAQFDNANRELEISKLEAKQAQRDLMLAKSQTILRYTSLVLVVAFAVIGALFFAVVSIRRRRKAVSAANAQLSHAARHDLLTGLANRRYFRDLLSDALANTHNNGDRCAVMLIDLDRFKAVNDTLGHNIGDKLLCHIAEHLKEAAGDKFHAVRLGGDEFAFVIPNAESDSEIEELGQRVIDDICGTHVVEGTSVNVGATIGYAIAPHDSDDVQTLTRFADLALYHGKESGRGQCVRYKKFMQVEADERHILENDLRDALHNGDLSVAYQSIVDANSEEIIGYEALLRWNHRTRGEISPAVFIPIAEEARLIGNIGNWVLRTACAQAKSWPDHVRLSVNVSALQVEGGGLANSIIGALASSGLSPDRLELEVTESVFLDNHEKTDATLENLRSLGINLVLDDFGTGYSSLGYLRRASFSTIKIDRSFVKSATRGSSESMAIIRAIVSMAQELGMKTTAEGIENIREMDVMRDLGCTQLQGYLFSRPTQSVSDQASNSSDSLAVISFSNTELKRKVG
- a CDS encoding DUF4102 domain-containing protein, whose product is MAKELAFVPLLCRNLGSSISSIIRPQSDFLRDEKNTRRSRRAKPVTAMEINSMRTPGRYSVGRNLLLIVHKGRTRSWIARLTGPTKKLHDISLGKHPEVSLADARDEVGTLRKQIREGRDPIAAKRKALPTNCTFREAALARHNERACDFRNKKHVSQRINTLRDYAFGKIGDTRIDELKIPDVVYVIKPIWRDKRETAERVLQRIVAISVWAVLIGYR
- a CDS encoding site-specific integrase → MDLPATKKTVRHHSAIAYHAAPDFIEALKTKKASSSRYTLQMLLLNSCRSGKVRGTTCDEIGTEVIGGLPSAEFQVWAIVAKRMKAGREHVAPLNTAGFTVIATARVRQHNTLLL